One Pararhizobium sp. IMCC3301 DNA segment encodes these proteins:
- a CDS encoding FAD-binding oxidoreductase, translated as MAKTPWDVIIVGQGLAGTTLGLHLRAAGQKVLLLDPGKPVSASRIAAGLMTPITGQRLTVSWRVDEFLPYARAFYSGVEQQTGHSFFHERTALRLFTSLAEREVWQKRAGDLQFCAHLDEGPVEQFLPAAVADTSGGGFAMKAAQLDVAAFLDAAAALLTIEPVTLDWAKDVSFGDATVSVAGHSARYVISCEGYAAAQNPHFAFVPFNAAKGDILTLRFEAPLPAHSLHRGIWLAPSADPMEFRLGASYDWANLDEVPNPEARAVLEDKLKAFLHVPYQIVGHSAAVRPIIRESKAVIGFHPVHRRLGFFNGLGSKGSLHGPWFAKQFSTCLVVGTAVPAEFDVQQYANRKAGV; from the coding sequence ATGGCGAAGACGCCATGGGACGTCATTATTGTAGGGCAGGGGCTGGCGGGAACGACGCTGGGTCTGCACTTGCGGGCAGCGGGACAAAAGGTGCTGCTGCTGGACCCGGGCAAACCGGTCAGCGCGTCGCGAATTGCTGCCGGTCTGATGACACCGATCACTGGCCAGAGGCTGACGGTGAGCTGGCGGGTGGATGAATTTCTGCCCTATGCAAGAGCGTTTTATTCCGGGGTTGAGCAACAGACCGGGCATTCATTCTTTCATGAGCGCACGGCGCTGCGCCTGTTCACCAGTTTAGCGGAGCGTGAGGTGTGGCAGAAGCGAGCGGGAGACCTGCAATTTTGCGCGCATCTTGACGAAGGGCCGGTAGAGCAATTTCTGCCCGCCGCTGTCGCTGATACCAGTGGCGGCGGGTTTGCCATGAAAGCCGCGCAGCTGGATGTGGCGGCGTTTCTGGATGCGGCCGCTGCATTGCTGACAATTGAGCCGGTGACGCTTGACTGGGCTAAAGATGTGTCTTTTGGCGATGCCACGGTGTCGGTGGCCGGCCATTCTGCCCGTTATGTGATTTCATGCGAGGGCTATGCCGCAGCGCAAAACCCGCATTTTGCATTTGTGCCATTCAATGCGGCAAAGGGCGATATTCTGACTTTGCGCTTTGAAGCCCCGTTACCTGCCCATAGTCTGCATCGGGGAATCTGGCTGGCACCGAGCGCAGACCCGATGGAGTTTCGTCTTGGAGCGAGTTATGATTGGGCAAATCTTGATGAAGTGCCGAATCCGGAGGCGCGGGCTGTACTGGAAGACAAGCTGAAGGCTTTCCTTCATGTGCCCTATCAAATTGTAGGGCACAGCGCGGCCGTACGGCCGATCATCAGAGAAAGCAAGGCTGTGATCGGCTTTCACCCGGTGCATCGCAGGCTTGGATTTTTCAACGGACTGGGGTCGAAAGGGTCTTTGCACGGGCCCTGGTTTGCAAAACAATTCAGTACCTGTCTGGTGGTCGGAACGGCTGTTCCGGCAGAGTTTGATGTGCAGCAATATGCCAATCGCAAGGCGGGTGTGTGA
- a CDS encoding class I SAM-dependent methyltransferase — protein MWRATEMAHLMLRQILQPGDVVVDATVGNGHDTLFLADEVGPTGRVFGFDVQESALQHAADRLGARPEVTLLHAGHETLAKCLADCDEPSVAAVVFNLGYLPGADKTIMTRSETTLAALQQALALLKRGGAVTMVLYPGHTGGGQEAVDLFDFAQALAGDFSVSHYQRLNALGVAPELLVFGKTN, from the coding sequence ATGTGGCGTGCCACTGAAATGGCGCATTTGATGCTGCGTCAAATATTGCAGCCGGGAGATGTGGTCGTTGATGCAACCGTCGGAAACGGTCATGACACATTGTTTCTCGCAGACGAAGTTGGCCCGACCGGGCGGGTGTTCGGGTTTGATGTGCAGGAAAGCGCGCTGCAACATGCTGCTGACAGACTGGGCGCCAGGCCCGAGGTAACGCTGCTGCATGCCGGGCATGAGACGCTGGCAAAATGCCTTGCAGATTGCGATGAGCCATCCGTTGCGGCCGTGGTGTTCAATCTGGGATATCTGCCTGGTGCCGACAAGACAATTATGACTCGCTCCGAGACGACACTGGCGGCCTTGCAGCAGGCGTTGGCACTGCTGAAACGAGGCGGGGCGGTGACCATGGTGCTGTATCCCGGACATACAGGTGGCGGACAGGAAGCCGTTGATCTGTTTGACTTTGCGCAGGCTCTGGCAGGTGATTTTTCGGTGAGCCACTATCAGCGATTGAATGCGTTGGGAGTTGCCCCGGAATTGCTCGTATTTGGAAAAACAAATTAA
- the nirK gene encoding copper-containing nitrite reductase, whose protein sequence is MITRRTALMGAAFAAAAPSLVATQVAASSESMTPVGANVDLNNMPRRKVKLVAPPFVHEHEQVATLPPSIVEFEMTIVEKEMEIDQDGTMMQAMTFEGSVPGPLMVVHEGDYVELTLINPEESSLQHNIDFHAATGGLGGGALTLVNPGELTVLRFKATRPGTFVYHCAPGGPMIPWHVVSGMSGAIMILPRDGLKDDKNQAVRYDKVFYIGENDFYVPKDTDGDYLRFEDLGSSYADTLEVMNGLVPSHVVFNGKAGSLTNDNALTATVGETVLFVHSQANRDTRPHLIGGHGDIVWETGSFNTPPARDLETWFIRGGSAGAAMYKFRQPGVYAYVNHNLIEAVNLGATAHVVVEGEWDNDLMAQVQAPTAYGQAYTGRKALP, encoded by the coding sequence ATGATCACACGCCGTACAGCCCTTATGGGAGCAGCATTTGCCGCCGCAGCGCCCAGCCTGGTGGCAACCCAAGTGGCGGCCTCTTCAGAAAGCATGACCCCGGTCGGGGCGAATGTGGATCTGAACAACATGCCACGCAGAAAAGTAAAACTCGTTGCGCCGCCCTTCGTGCATGAGCACGAACAGGTTGCAACGCTTCCGCCAAGCATTGTCGAATTCGAGATGACAATCGTTGAAAAGGAAATGGAGATCGATCAGGACGGCACCATGATGCAGGCGATGACCTTTGAAGGGTCCGTTCCTGGCCCGCTGATGGTGGTCCATGAAGGCGATTACGTCGAACTGACACTGATCAATCCAGAGGAAAGCTCCCTGCAGCACAATATCGATTTTCACGCAGCGACGGGTGGGCTGGGCGGCGGTGCGCTGACGCTGGTCAATCCAGGTGAATTGACGGTTTTGCGCTTCAAGGCGACTCGCCCTGGTACGTTTGTCTATCATTGCGCACCGGGCGGACCGATGATTCCGTGGCATGTCGTGTCGGGCATGAGCGGTGCCATCATGATCCTGCCGCGCGACGGGTTGAAAGATGACAAAAACCAGGCCGTTCGTTATGACAAGGTGTTCTATATCGGTGAGAATGACTTTTACGTGCCCAAAGATACTGACGGAGACTATCTCCGCTTTGAAGATCTGGGCAGTTCCTATGCCGATACGCTTGAAGTAATGAATGGTCTCGTTCCGTCCCATGTCGTGTTCAACGGCAAGGCAGGATCGCTGACCAATGACAACGCCTTGACTGCTACTGTCGGTGAAACTGTGTTGTTTGTGCATTCACAGGCCAACCGGGATACGCGCCCGCATCTGATCGGCGGACATGGCGATATTGTCTGGGAAACCGGAAGTTTCAACACACCTCCTGCCAGAGATCTGGAAACCTGGTTCATTCGGGGCGGCTCTGCAGGTGCGGCGATGTACAAGTTCCGTCAGCCCGGTGTCTACGCCTATGTGAACCACAACCTCATCGAAGCGGTGAATCTTGGAGCGACGGCCCATGTGGTTGTCGAAGGCGAATGGGATAATGATCTGATGGCGCAGGTGCAAGCACCAACCGCCTACGGCCAGGCCTACACCGGAAGGAAAGCCCTGCCATAA